GTCGAAAAACTCTCTGAACTCGTGAAGCTTTTCCTGAACCGCGCTCTCCGCGGAATCAGTGCGCATCTGGCTGAGTTCATCCACCTCGAGCATCTCTAGCTGAATGCCGAAGCGGCCACTTACCTGTGTCAAGTCGGTGGCAATATCGAGCATGCCACTGTAGTAATGTCCCATGAGTCCCAGTCGGCTATGGGCGAGAGCACTTCCGACCTCTGCTGCACGAAGCCATTCCTCGACTTCATTCCAACACTCCGGATCGTCATACAACATTCCAGTTACCTGATGAAAGCTCATGTCTAAACGCGTTAGGACATTGGCGATCTCTGGCATAGGACATGAGCTGCAGTGCGCCAACCACTCTCCTGTCATTGCCGTACGGCTAGTCATTTGATTGAAGCTTTCGTACTCAATTGCCGGAGCAGGCTGCAGGTTCAGGAAAACTACCGGCACCTTTGCACGCAGGATCACTGGGAGCACTGTTGCCGAGAGTGCATAAGTGGTCACATAAATCAAAAGGATATCGATATCATTGCGCCGGCAGGAGTGCCCTGCTTCGACCGACTTTGCCGTCGTATCAACTAGACCAAGATTAACAACCTCGCGTGTCGGTCGAGTAATACGCTGTTCTACTTCGGCCAGATATCCCAGGAGCTTTGCCTCCAGGCCGTCAAATTGTTCCCAGTAGGCCTCGAGCCCCAGACCTAACAATCCCACCCGCAGATGTTTGTAATTGTTATTCATATTTCGTCTTCTCTTGCATCCGCATCTTGCGTCTTTGCTCTTCCCTTCATAAAGAAGACCTCCATCATCATCGCTTGCTTCTCTCCGGGGCGAAGGCCGGGAACAGGCTCAAAGAGTGGAGCCATCATCTTTTGCCATTGAAGATTCACCGGGCTGGTTTCAAGACACTTCGTCAATTCGTCATAATCAACTACCTGCATATAGAGAAATAATTGCTGGTCGCGCCTAAAGATGGAGTACTCAGAGACGCCAAACGATTCGAGTTCCGTCATAAGCTCCGGCCATACGTGTCGATGGGCTTCGTCGTACTCTGCGATCTTGCCTGCCTTAATTCGTAACTGAAAGGCGATTCGTTGCACGCTGTTCCTCCCGAGCGATCACTTGTACTGCACCACAGCAACTTCGAACGGTTGTAAGGAAAGAACATGGTCTGACAGAGTCTCCTGAGCTGGTGCATGATCGCCGGTCGAGGGTGCAACCAGAGATACAGTGGCTCCTTCGGCGTCTGTCGGCAATGCAAGTTGTTCTGCGCGATTACGCTTATTGATAACCAGCAGCATCTTGCCATGGCTAGAAGCAAAGGCCTGCGCGTAGATCGATCGACTGGGGTTGGTTGTCTCTACCAATTTATCTCCCGGGCCAAAATGATCTTTGAGCAGCTTGAGCACCCAGAACCGTGGATTCGGGTCGGTTGTGTTGTAGTTCATCATGCTTACGCTGGGAAACTGCGATGGATAACCTACCAACTGCGATTCTCCCAGAACGTCGATGCCCATCTTTGCAGCCTCTGAGTAGATGTAGGCATACATCGCTCCATCAAGATTCCAGTATCCCTGTGGCTCAGGCTTGGCCACGTAGCCAGGGTGGCTTATCTCCTTTTCATCCTCCGTCAGAATTACTCCCAGCTCATCAAGATCGGTCTTTGTCGATGGGGAGTAGCGCTTACGAATTTCCTCGACATAGCGCACTGTATTCAGGAAACCGTCCGCCTGATCGAAGAAGGTGTACTGCCAGTCATCGAGGTTCTGGTCTGGTGTTGGGGACGCATAGAAGTGGTAGCTGATAAAGTCCAGCGGAGCGCCTTTCCTGTGATTTGCCGGATTCAAAAAATATTCAAACATCTCAGGATGCTTGCTCGGGTTTGCGAGTGCCAATGCAACGAACTTAATATTCGGGTCGACCTTTCGCATCGCCGCTGTCACCGTGTCATAGAACCTGGTGTACTCCTGCGGAGTCCAGTGGTGCTCAAACTCAATCTCGTTGAGCACCTCCCAGTATGGGATCTTATAGTGATGGCCCGACTCCCATCGCTTGCCATACTCGTCGGTAAAGCCGCCCTTGGTATACCAGCTCAGCAGCCGCGCATAGTACTCCGAGACCTCCTTCATCGATGGATCGCGAAGCTCTGTGCCCTGCGTGTAATCCCAGAATACCTGATTTGGATCGTCGGGGAAGGTGACAGGCTTTTCGGTCTTGTACATCCAAGCCGGGATCGTGCTGAAGTTGAGGATGACCGAATGTCCTGCCGTTGCCTGCATAAAGTCGTCGAGCGTCGGGTCGATGTGAGAGAAGTCCCACGACGTCTTGCCGTTGGCAGGTGCACTCAACTCTGCTACTGCCTGCCGCGGATAGGGGAGCCATGGAACATATCGCACATAGTCCGCGCCCAGCATGTGCAACGCCGCAAACGAAGAGTCATGGAGTTTAGCTCCACGAAGAAGCTGCGGATTCACCACCACCTGCAGGGTGGGGGTTGATCTCGACAATTGAACCACCTTTGCCCAATCAACCTTCACCTCATCGGGCTTGGTCGCATCCTGCGCGCAGACAATGCAGGAACTCGTGAACATACAGACCAGTGCGAACAGGACCCACTTTGGCAATCTCGTCATTCTCTTCTCCCTTGTGAGCAGTATTGCTCTTCCCCTTTGGCACCATAAATGGCATAGGCCAAATCAGGATCGAGCGCAGACTAAAGCTTGCAAAGAAGACTAGCGATAATATTTTTGGAATTTGGCGATATTTCATAATATGAAATTTTAAGAAATGACAAGATTGCCTAAAATATCGGCGCAATATGCCAAAATTTCAAATTTGCAATAGACATGCACTTAAATCCCAAGATCAAACTGAAGTAGCACTTGTATCTTTTATTTTCACAATATGAAATTCTATTTAGAATAGTCTTGGGGGCTAAGCTGGAGTGATCGAGTGAAGAAGAAGCGCACAAAAGAGCCTGCTGCCCCACTCCCGGCGGAGCATCCCGATTACACCATTCAGTCTGTCGCTCGCGCATGCACTATTCTCAAATGTTTTGATCGCCATCGGGCAACACTTGGCCTCAATGAGATTGCTGCTCGGAGTGATCTCAGCAAACCTACTGCTTACCGCATGTTGTCGACCCTCGTCGCATGCGGCATGTTGGAGCGCCGCGAGAAGAATTGCTACCGGCTCACCATGACACAGTGGCACCCGAAGAAGTTTCGCCTGGGCTATGCCTCGCAAAGCGAAGAGTTCTCTTTCTCGCGCCTGGTCTCAGAAAGCATTTGCAGCAGTGCCTACGACGCCGGAGTCGATCTGCTGGTGCTCAACAATCGCTATAGCCCGAAGGCCGCGGTGCGCAACGCAGAGACGTTCGTACGTGAACGTGTTGATCTGGTTATTGAGTTTCAGACTAATCAACAGAGCGCCTCTATCGTTGCCTCAAAGCTCATTGAAGCCGACATTCCTATTATTGCGATCGATATTCCTCACCCAGGAGCGCACTACTATGGCGCGAACAACTACCGTGCCGGGCTGATCGGCGGTCACGCGCTTGCCCAAGCCTGTCTGAGCCGCTGGGGTGGAGCAGTCGACGAAGTTATCCTGCTTGAACTTCCTATGGCAGGCCCACTTCCCCGTTCGCGACTTACCGGCATTCTCGCTGGCATACGTGAGGTTTTACCGAAGCTTCCTGAGCAGCGGGTCCGCTTCATCAATGGAAATGGACAATACGAGATCAGCCTGGATGTGATGCGTAAACATCTTAGGAAGAGCAAGGCTAATCATGTACTGATCGGTGGAATGAACGATCCCAGCTGCCTTGGCGCATTGCGTGCCTTTGAAGAGGCAGGTCGCGAAGAGCACTGCCTTGCTGTAGGACAGAATGCAAGCATTGAGGCGCGGCGTGAGCTGAGGCAACCTCGCTCTCGTCTCGTAGGTTCCGTAAGTTATTTTCCGGAACAGTATGGAGAGGCTGTCATCTCGCTTGCTCTTGATAAGCTGCAGGGGAAAGACATCCCCCCCGCGACCTTCGTTAAGCATCAGCTCATCACAAAAGAGAACGTCGATTCCATCTATCCCAACGATGGCCTCATCTCTATGGCCGATGGCGACGCCCTGCTCTTCAGCAAACGATGACAGCTTGAGAAAGCGATTAGAAGTGTTATTGCTTTCTTGTAAATACAAACGGCTCGAAGCTCAAATGAAACCGGGGCTCCAGAGTTCAGTTAAACTTCGAGCCGTGCAGGACTAACCTGCCCAAGACGATTACGCGTGATCGAAACGATCAAGGTTCATCACCTTGTTCCAGGCTGCGACAAAGTCGTGCACAAACTTTTGCTGTGCATCCGAGCTTCCGTAGACCTCGGAGAGTGCTCGAAGCTGGGAGTTTGAACCGAAGAGGAGATCGATGCGGGTACCGGTCCACTTGAGCTCTCCTGTTTTACGATCGTGACCTTCAAATACGTCTTGAGTATCTGAGACCGACTTCCACTCTGTCCCCATATCGAGCAGGTTGACGAAGAAGTCGTTCGTCAATGTCTCTGGCCGCTTGGTAAAGACTCCATGCTTTGCCTGTTCGAAGTTGGCGCCGAGGACCCGCAGACCACCCACGAGCACTGTCAGCTCAGGTGCGGTCAGCGTTAGTAACTGGGCCTTGTCGATGAACAACGTCTCCGATGAAACGCTGTACTTCGCCTTGAGGTAGTTACGGAAGCCGTCGGCGCGAGGTTCGAGCACAGCGAAGGATTCCACATCGGTCTGATCCTGCGAGGCGTCCATGCGTCCCGGAGTAAACGGAACGGCCACAGTGAGGCCCGCGTTCTTTGCCGCCTGCTCCACAGCTGCGCAGCCAGCCAGGACAATCAGGTCGGCGAGCGAGATCTTTTTGCCACCGGTCTGTTTGCCGTTGAATTCACTTTGAATGCCTTCAAGCGTCTTCAGTACCTTTGCCAATTGCTCAGGCTGGTTGACCTTCCAGTCTTTCTGCGGAGAGAGACGGATGCGAGCGCCATTCGCGCCGCCACGCTTGTCGGAGCCACGGAAGGTGGATGCCGATGCCCAGGCAGTCGAAACCAATTGCGGAATTGTCAGTCCGGAGGCAAGAATTTTGCTCTTGAGCGTAGCGATATCTTGCTCGTCCACCAGTTTGTGATCGACTTCGGGGATAGGATCCTGCCAAATCAACACTTCGTCAGGAACCTCCGAACCGAGGTAGCGTGCACGCGGCCCCATGTCGCGGTGCGTCAGTTTAAACCATGCGCGGGCAAAGGCATCGGCAAACTGATCGGGATTTTCGTAGAAGCGCCTCGAGATTTTTTCATAGTCAGGATCGAAGCGCAGAGCGAGATCTGTAGTCAACATTGAAGGTGAGCGGCGCTTTGACAGGTCGTGCGGATCAGGCACAGTATCGA
This region of Edaphobacter dinghuensis genomic DNA includes:
- a CDS encoding L-rhamnose mutarotase, which codes for MQRIAFQLRIKAGKIAEYDEAHRHVWPELMTELESFGVSEYSIFRRDQQLFLYMQVVDYDELTKCLETSPVNLQWQKMMAPLFEPVPGLRPGEKQAMMMEVFFMKGRAKTQDADAREDEI
- a CDS encoding GH39 family glycosyl hydrolase, whose amino-acid sequence is MTRLPKWVLFALVCMFTSSCIVCAQDATKPDEVKVDWAKVVQLSRSTPTLQVVVNPQLLRGAKLHDSSFAALHMLGADYVRYVPWLPYPRQAVAELSAPANGKTSWDFSHIDPTLDDFMQATAGHSVILNFSTIPAWMYKTEKPVTFPDDPNQVFWDYTQGTELRDPSMKEVSEYYARLLSWYTKGGFTDEYGKRWESGHHYKIPYWEVLNEIEFEHHWTPQEYTRFYDTVTAAMRKVDPNIKFVALALANPSKHPEMFEYFLNPANHRKGAPLDFISYHFYASPTPDQNLDDWQYTFFDQADGFLNTVRYVEEIRKRYSPSTKTDLDELGVILTEDEKEISHPGYVAKPEPQGYWNLDGAMYAYIYSEAAKMGIDVLGESQLVGYPSQFPSVSMMNYNTTDPNPRFWVLKLLKDHFGPGDKLVETTNPSRSIYAQAFASSHGKMLLVINKRNRAEQLALPTDAEGATVSLVAPSTGDHAPAQETLSDHVLSLQPFEVAVVQYK
- a CDS encoding substrate-binding domain-containing protein, which translates into the protein MKKKRTKEPAAPLPAEHPDYTIQSVARACTILKCFDRHRATLGLNEIAARSDLSKPTAYRMLSTLVACGMLERREKNCYRLTMTQWHPKKFRLGYASQSEEFSFSRLVSESICSSAYDAGVDLLVLNNRYSPKAAVRNAETFVRERVDLVIEFQTNQQSASIVASKLIEADIPIIAIDIPHPGAHYYGANNYRAGLIGGHALAQACLSRWGGAVDEVILLELPMAGPLPRSRLTGILAGIREVLPKLPEQRVRFINGNGQYEISLDVMRKHLRKSKANHVLIGGMNDPSCLGALRAFEEAGREEHCLAVGQNASIEARRELRQPRSRLVGSVSYFPEQYGEAVISLALDKLQGKDIPPATFVKHQLITKENVDSIYPNDGLISMADGDALLFSKR
- the katG gene encoding catalase/peroxidase HPI, with protein sequence MADEKKTSTEAKCPFHHAAGEGTSNRDWWPSQLNLRILHQHSLLSDPMGKDFNYAEAFKTLDLEAVKNDLRALMTTSQDWWPADFGHYGPLFIRMAWHSAGTYRIGDGRGGAGAGQQRFAPLNSWPDNVSLDKARRLIWPIKQKYGNKISWADLIILTGNVALESMGFKTFGFAGGREDVWEPNEDVYWGTETTWLGGDLRYRKGKNDDEGVLVADKELHGTEEDRTGSGAKERNLENPLAAVQMGLIYVNPEGPDGNPDPVAAAHDIRETFARMAMNDEETIALIAGGHTFGKTHGAGPASNVGPEPEAAGLEEQGLGWKNSFGTGKGGDAITSGLEVIWTTKPTKWSHDFFEHLFRYEWELTKSPAGANQWKPKGDAGIDTVPDPHDLSKRRSPSMLTTDLALRFDPDYEKISRRFYENPDQFADAFARAWFKLTHRDMGPRARYLGSEVPDEVLIWQDPIPEVDHKLVDEQDIATLKSKILASGLTIPQLVSTAWASASTFRGSDKRGGANGARIRLSPQKDWKVNQPEQLAKVLKTLEGIQSEFNGKQTGGKKISLADLIVLAGCAAVEQAAKNAGLTVAVPFTPGRMDASQDQTDVESFAVLEPRADGFRNYLKAKYSVSSETLFIDKAQLLTLTAPELTVLVGGLRVLGANFEQAKHGVFTKRPETLTNDFFVNLLDMGTEWKSVSDTQDVFEGHDRKTGELKWTGTRIDLLFGSNSQLRALSEVYGSSDAQQKFVHDFVAAWNKVMNLDRFDHA
- a CDS encoding arabinose isomerase, giving the protein MNNNYKHLRVGLLGLGLEAYWEQFDGLEAKLLGYLAEVEQRITRPTREVVNLGLVDTTAKSVEAGHSCRRNDIDILLIYVTTYALSATVLPVILRAKVPVVFLNLQPAPAIEYESFNQMTSRTAMTGEWLAHCSSCPMPEIANVLTRLDMSFHQVTGMLYDDPECWNEVEEWLRAAEVGSALAHSRLGLMGHYYSGMLDIATDLTQVSGRFGIQLEMLEVDELSQMRTDSAESAVQEKLHEFREFFDVDANCSPVELADAARTAVALDRFVCNHDLDLMAYFYKGSGISENEATMSSIILGTSMLTGRNIPVAGEYEVKNVIAMKIMDLLGAGGSFTEYYAMDFASDLVLMGHDGPGHIGIAQGKIKVRPLQVYHGKVGKGLSVEMSVKHGPVTLLSVVEDRARGFKLLVAEGDSVAGRILEIGNTNSRYRFPQGARRFVEQWNAQGPAHHCAVGVGHLAAQLEKIALFLNLGFARIQ